Proteins encoded within one genomic window of Eleutherodactylus coqui strain aEleCoq1 chromosome 1, aEleCoq1.hap1, whole genome shotgun sequence:
- the MIS12 gene encoding protein MIS12 homolog → MSITPMCYETQFFEFTPQTCILRMYISFQDHLFDMLRIVESVILNKIEKLPDCGISQLEVRKSTTKYLTFVNKCFNQLFQKMETCLLKLVLNIPRNVLLPEDRVQELYPDSKEKFDTLHREAKSLEAQYKAEALATQTLLAELEEQRVVQAELAKILTWFDGMDKICREHGNIDLLESFTFMAHTSKKLQGTVQEIDLKHKKLKLDVTCKKAV, encoded by the coding sequence ATGTCCATTACACCAATGTGTTATGAAACCCAGTTTTTTGAGTTTACACCTCAAACATGCATTCTTCGAATGTACATTTCATTTCAAGACCATTTATTTGACATGTTGCGGATTGTGGAAAGTGTCATCCTGAATAAAATCGAGAAGTTACCAGATTGTGGGATTAGCCAATTGGAAGTTCGCAAAAGCACTACAAAGTATTTGACTTTTGTCAATAAATGCTTCAACCAGTTGTTTCAGAAGATGGAGACGTGTCTATTAAAGCTGGTCCTGAATATCCCCAGAAACGTTCTGCTGCCGGAGGACAGAGTCCAGGAACTATACCCGGACAGCAAAGAGAAGTTTGACACTCTGCACCGTGAAGCCAAGTCACTGGAGGCCCAGTACAAAGCGGAAGCGCTCGCCACGCAGACCCTCCTGGCGGAGCTGGAGGAACAGAGGGTCGTGCAAGCCGAGCTCGCCAAAATACTCACTTGGTTTGATGGCATGGACAAAATCTGTAGAGAGCATGGAAACATTGACCTGTTAGAGAGCTTTACGTTTATGGCCCACACGTCCAAGAAACTGCAGGGCACAGTGCAGGAAATAGATCTAAAACATAAGAAGCTGAAACTTGATGTAACCTGCAAGAAAGCTGTGTGA